From Candidatus Nitricoxidivorans perseverans, the proteins below share one genomic window:
- a CDS encoding sigma-54 dependent transcriptional regulator, with amino-acid sequence MSVAQPATETFDVLIVEDEPHIAAIIKRIVESAGAYRARMLIDPNDMDAALDPLPDLVFTDLSMPGLDGFEVIRRIRERDADLPVVVVSAHASLENAVRAVKAGAFDFLAKPFKPESVELILAKTERDRALRRRVAAADPELAALLGESAQMRRVRQWIATVRSTRTNVLIEGESGTGKELAARALHGKRGAFVAVNAAAIPEGLAEAELFGYRRGAFTGATRDHIGLLREADGGSLFLDEVNAMPPALQAKLLRVLEEKRLRPVGGSQDVATDFRLICAANVALETLVAQGGFRRDLYHRINVLHLRLPPLRERREDIPHLAEHFLQRYARAHGRNCRRLAPEVLTALNAAPWPGNVRELENVVEQAVVLCPPERTELPVDVLPPALGGRGWADSAAPERDTPLALAEVERRHVHEVLRRTGGNKSEAARLLAIDYKTLLRKLASSGETP; translated from the coding sequence ATGAGTGTAGCCCAGCCCGCCACGGAAACTTTCGATGTCCTGATCGTCGAGGACGAACCCCACATCGCCGCCATCATCAAGCGCATCGTCGAGAGTGCGGGGGCTTACCGGGCGCGCATGCTGATCGACCCCAATGACATGGACGCCGCGCTCGACCCGCTTCCCGATCTGGTATTCACCGACCTGTCGATGCCGGGCCTGGATGGCTTCGAGGTGATCCGCCGCATCCGGGAACGCGACGCCGACCTGCCGGTGGTGGTGGTGAGCGCCCATGCCAGCCTGGAAAACGCCGTGCGCGCGGTGAAGGCAGGGGCTTTCGACTTTCTGGCCAAACCCTTCAAACCCGAGTCCGTCGAACTGATCCTGGCCAAGACCGAGCGCGACCGCGCCTTGCGCCGCCGCGTTGCCGCCGCCGATCCTGAACTCGCGGCGCTGCTCGGCGAAAGCGCCCAGATGCGGCGTGTGCGGCAATGGATCGCCACCGTGCGCAGCACGCGCACCAACGTGCTGATCGAAGGCGAGAGCGGCACCGGCAAGGAACTCGCCGCACGCGCCCTCCACGGCAAGCGCGGCGCCTTTGTCGCCGTGAATGCCGCCGCGATTCCCGAGGGGCTGGCTGAAGCCGAGTTGTTCGGCTACCGGCGCGGCGCCTTCACCGGCGCCACGCGCGACCATATCGGCCTGCTGCGCGAAGCGGATGGCGGCAGCTTGTTTCTCGACGAGGTGAATGCCATGCCGCCGGCCCTGCAAGCGAAGCTGTTGCGCGTGCTGGAAGAAAAGCGTCTGCGCCCGGTCGGCGGCAGCCAGGACGTGGCGACGGATTTTCGCCTGATCTGTGCCGCCAACGTCGCGCTGGAAACCCTGGTCGCGCAGGGCGGATTTCGCCGCGACCTCTACCATCGCATCAACGTCCTGCACCTGCGCCTGCCGCCCTTGCGCGAACGCCGCGAGGACATTCCGCATCTGGCCGAGCACTTCCTGCAACGCTACGCGCGCGCCCACGGCCGCAACTGTCGCCGCCTTGCGCCGGAAGTGCTGACGGCGCTGAATGCCGCCCCCTGGCCAGGCAATGTGCGCGAGCTGGAAAACGTGGTCGAGCAGGCCGTCGTGCTCTGCCCGCCGGAACGAACCGAACTGCCGGTCGATGTGCTGCCACCCGCGCTGGGCGGGCGCGGCTGGGCCGATTCCGCCGCGCCGGAACGCGATACCCCGCTGGCGCTCGCCGAAGTCGAGCGCCGCCACGTGCACGAAGTGTTGCGCCGCACCGGCGGCAACAAGTCCGAGGCGGCGCGTCTGCTCGCCATCGACTACAAGACCCTGCTGCGCAAGCTCGCCAGCTCTGGCGAAACGCCATAA
- a CDS encoding HAMP domain-containing histidine kinase, producing MIPNTAAPFRHSLLVRLLATVFAALALGVAALFFGLDHFVSGQFSRLRSEQIVRASDEVRRLVDAEGARLVSLAALLAKDADLNNSTFYHLYLAGERDHPQAAVERIAHAFGFEAVSLWGDAGRIIAVSPKGTSFGASPAPTFKAAPRTDGLPASRLLHEDGHAWLVADAPLMREGNPIAVLRVARPLEKVLAAGLPALYPASLKVVDGVAASGATRIELPPVALELNLPDTVGEALAGAKAVLVVILLGGGVLLAVFLAIQLRWQLKPLAALSRASAAVGRGDFSQRVDAPGETEVARLARAFNAMTADLAQLRELERKVAHQEQLSAIGRVAARVAHDINNPLTVIANTAQLALKTPPADPQLAEDLRRIVHHGERCMRTLELLLDYGRPVRVQAAPLDLAALVREIGQRWKAAVVASDALPVEVDRLQIEQMLDNLLSNARDACGPDGVVTIEANSEAGQARLAITDSGPGFSPQARERLFEPFHTTKAGGTGLGLASALAIARAHGGNIELGEADAGVGGRVIVRLPLTSAAADQARPKVEAPR from the coding sequence ATGATACCGAATACCGCCGCCCCCTTTCGCCATTCGCTGCTGGTGCGCCTGCTGGCCACCGTGTTCGCCGCGCTGGCGCTGGGCGTCGCGGCCCTGTTCTTCGGTCTCGATCATTTCGTCAGCGGACAGTTTTCGCGCTTGCGCTCCGAGCAGATCGTCCGCGCCAGCGATGAGGTGCGCCGCCTGGTCGATGCCGAGGGCGCGCGCCTGGTAAGCCTTGCCGCGCTGCTGGCGAAGGATGCCGACCTCAACAACAGCACCTTCTATCACCTCTATCTGGCCGGCGAGCGCGATCATCCGCAAGCCGCCGTCGAACGCATCGCACACGCCTTCGGCTTCGAGGCGGTAAGCCTGTGGGGCGATGCGGGCCGGATCATTGCCGTGTCCCCCAAGGGGACTTCCTTCGGGGCGTCGCCAGCGCCGACTTTCAAAGCGGCTCCGCGTACCGACGGTCTTCCCGCCAGCAGGCTCTTGCATGAGGATGGCCACGCCTGGCTGGTGGCCGATGCACCCCTGATGCGCGAGGGCAATCCCATCGCCGTGCTGCGCGTCGCGCGGCCGCTGGAGAAGGTGCTGGCCGCCGGCCTGCCGGCGCTCTACCCGGCTTCGCTGAAGGTGGTCGATGGCGTAGCCGCATCCGGTGCGACACGTATCGAACTGCCGCCCGTGGCGCTGGAATTGAATTTGCCGGACACGGTGGGCGAAGCGCTGGCCGGGGCGAAGGCCGTGCTGGTCGTCATTCTCCTTGGCGGCGGCGTGCTGCTGGCGGTGTTTCTCGCCATTCAACTGCGCTGGCAGCTCAAACCGCTGGCGGCCCTGTCGCGGGCGTCGGCAGCGGTCGGACGCGGGGACTTCAGCCAGCGTGTCGACGCGCCCGGTGAAACCGAAGTGGCGCGCCTGGCCCGCGCCTTCAACGCCATGACCGCCGATCTCGCCCAGTTGCGCGAACTCGAACGAAAAGTCGCGCATCAGGAACAGCTTTCCGCGATCGGCCGCGTCGCCGCGCGCGTGGCGCACGATATCAACAACCCGCTGACCGTGATTGCCAACACCGCGCAACTGGCGCTAAAAACTCCGCCGGCCGATCCGCAGCTCGCCGAGGATCTGCGCCGTATCGTGCATCACGGCGAGCGCTGCATGCGCACGCTGGAATTGCTGCTCGACTACGGCCGGCCGGTGCGCGTGCAGGCAGCGCCGCTCGACCTCGCCGCGCTGGTGCGCGAAATCGGCCAGCGCTGGAAAGCGGCCGTCGTCGCGTCGGACGCTCTGCCCGTAGAGGTCGACCGGCTCCAGATCGAGCAAATGCTCGACAACCTGCTGAGCAATGCGCGCGACGCCTGCGGGCCGGATGGTGTGGTGACGATCGAGGCCAACAGCGAGGCTGGTCAGGCCCGCCTCGCGATCACCGACAGCGGGCCAGGCTTTTCACCGCAGGCACGCGAACGACTGTTCGAACCCTTCCATACCACCAAGGCCGGCGGCACCGGGCTGGGCCTGGCCTCGGCGCTCGCCATCGCCCGCGCCCACGGCGGCAACATCGAGCTTGGCGAAGCGGATGCCGGTGTGGGTGGCCGGGTGATCGTGCGCCTGCCCCTGACGAGCGCGGCGGCCGATCAGGCGCGGCCGAAGGTAGAAGCGCCCCGGTAG